The following proteins come from a genomic window of Anopheles ziemanni chromosome 3, idAnoZiCoDA_A2_x.2, whole genome shotgun sequence:
- the LOC131289203 gene encoding eukaryotic translation initiation factor 4 gamma 1-like: MQSGGGPLPPGTVIRSMASGTPSSQQQQQQQQQQQQQQQQQQQQQQQQQQPPDNRNPQNAMMNQHSQQSPLYPQAVYRGAGSNQSTRPRGIPMPPYQQMPMTINYMQPMPRLPAGHWPNMNNVVVYQHPPYMYSVVPNQHQSAGGRRQPGADNNIVNLSQLPLSQPPQPNQQPAPMQVPHEMLQHMHPPQAPQQVTTAQLSAPLDQHPQAATAAQVAVVSSQPHASYSPISNLIAAPPPHLQPGGGAVGMGVGVGVGPGGGGQGEPTKQPAKREKRKHALCIIDPVTKQDILQNMFNDTSSGGGGGGSSGATASSTAAPSVSSTGSTPVPAELPQSVTPASQMGEQPEYADYTAQQQQQQQPGQEMVAVPSPMVPASMVAPPPQHMHHQPPPQMLLAGHTSHPQQQQPPPPPQQQQQQAVPGGPPPPGPGHPHEMYVVNAPNLKMMNHSHPPPHLPPHLAGDMATVTGTPVVSAMSDGPSVEIPNSYTKKKKPIPDGSGLHQHQHQQMKQQQQQQQQHHHHYHHGQQQQHPHQHQQQQQQQQQQMHQHHHHHQQQQQQRHQQQQQHHHSYAMQQQHNVAAVHVAAAHAQAAAAAAHAHAQAHAGVPIAPPGSHPSGVTLAAMDSEMMSQHVVPQAAAHHHPSQLVGGVPMAANYMTEPPPPVLAATTGGDRRYRTISEKSITESTLSTDAAPFVYTGSSTANSNVAAASLPPPPVTQQQMVAVNPPPPVAVVESASSSRSVERETVGVVRRGEVDNVPAREEASVERRLEEEETLVEADKQNANVVPPQSSIEGSGRPASVATAATDELADSVAKLNMVGDPTTVVDQQQTPQQEEQVVEEKEVAAVVPEAATEAEAADETDRAAVVVAELSTVTATTAADASITKQEAVTAAPAAAAIASSPAVQPAKFLNKESSAKEKIDNDNLINNNVEYTRNLSSIKGEVGGEKKVVAAAEPVVNAAAPTAGAGNVNAISEVVPTDADRESDRTETTKKKSESAELIMPAEPAKKKGLGASDVASNEASNVANSSSSLDDNRNLVTAVVSPDVVAPLKSSPAPAPEATSGGGKDSTVKPSPTTLQPANIPPALKKSKSITLIDYDADQWSPENPSGKKKYSRDQLLQLKNAAPALEKPSNLLNSLENVLVRTNFSNAMGGGGGNAYSNNQKINENSLMPNFMKSGGGGGGGGSHMGQHNNPVRHQYVKRSSQQGSNGSQSGGGGGMQSGGKQSQSGMTKTGSKIIKMNLQLNEEVKLNACANAWRPHMLQTQENVEEEERETQKLMAKVRSILNKLTPENFVKLVQQVKDLKINTEDQLDSCIRLVFEKAISEPNFAEAYSRMCREVGSITTIGATTISFRTRLLAQCQKEFVNRRNDQATAIRERRAKLEECKHLGKDEFEELKIQLEEEEQKVRRRAVGTVRFIGELYKDGQLALRIMHQCIDQLLTKQEDDQYNEETLECLCKLLTTIGGKMEQESKDRAKAATEGKEKDKAAAGWTSMDQYFERLEEIVRKRDKHKISSRIRFMIQDLIDLRKSRWIPRRQELNQKTLSQIAREAESEQNQINLLNFMPRGGKDGGGGGGGYMGGDMGRMGSRNATGAGGGGGGGTFGKMSSGGGPGTGYNQGTLGRGGGGGGGGGGGGGGGGGGSGKGSRLQADDDGFLPVSSNRGTNRAIPIDPKKLLFSVNVDTSQLGNASNYQKWKTNMFAPLGNDDSGPAGSAASSGSLGGSRGSFGNDRDSNGRDRDRDRDRDRDRDRDRDRDRDRDRDRDRDRDRSGSHKNYASSSSNKDSYHKGSMERDRYGRFGSSSSQNEDRFSRSSREPSSGSMRPMDMHDRGGSRGGGGGGGGPQSQQPPPRMTNRMGPPPPSSASAGSSGGFHQQIMMPQQPSASSASAEKNSAAGSAGSAGGRSATTGGGGPAPNSYAKIDEATELKQRKFSENIREFINTRNVTVVLEEVASLFNPEHFYGVAMQLFRNNVERDEKHRRAATEIVAAMLRRQMITRADYLYALEDLLRDTHELIIDLPTLWKCLADFFVPLLHDRQITLADVRHLVANSFQPNDSFGWLLLKGLLQSYEVAHGKKDAAVLWHESSVQFADFYKPTSGTIEECVEQASLGYLLECCTAVDMRTVDARLRQFMRDDVKNDAIFEWIDEYVRQQDSPDFIRTLTTAVLAHCIDGTRLLLPAIERWHTILQKYINSKVERELQALYAIQQLMVELQHPQKLLHSIFEQLYDRDVIMEGFKAWKDDPHDTEGKGVCVKSTTQFFTMLLESYSDASGDENN, translated from the exons ATGCAAAGTGGTGGAGGGCCGTTGCCGCCGGGTACGGTCATACGTAGCATGGCATCGGGGACCCCCTcgtcccagcagcagcagcagcagcagcaacagcagcagcaacaacagcagcagcaacagcagcaacagcagcagcagcagcaacctccAGATAATCGAAATCCCCAGAATGCGATGATGAATCAGCATTCGCAGCAGAGTCCGCTCTACCCGCAGGCCGTGTACCGCGGGGCGGGCTCGAATCAGTCGACACGGCCACGCGGAATACCGATGCCCCCGTACCAGCAGATGCCGATGACGATTAACTACATGCAGCCGATGCCGCGGTTACCGGCTGGTCACTGGCCAAACATGAACAACGTGGTGGTGTACCAACATCCGCCGTACATGTACTCGGTAGTGCCGAATCAGCATCAATCGGCGGGAGGACGCCGGCAGCCGGGAGCAGACAACAACATAGTCAAT CTCTCGCAATTACCGCTGTCGCAGCCTCCGCAACCGAATCAGCAGCCGGCACCGATGCAGGTGCCTCACGAAATGCTACAGCACATGCATCCCCCGCAGGCCCCACAGCAGGTAACCACTGCCCAGCTCAGTGCTCCGCTGGACCAACATCCACAGGCGGCAACGGCGGCTCAGGTGGCCGTCGTGTCCTCTCAGCCTCATGCATCATACTCTCCGATATCGAATTTGATTGCCGCGCCTCCGCCACATCTGCAACCGGGCGGTGGTGCAGTCGGTATGGGTGTAGGCGTCGGCGTCGGCCCAGGTGGTGGCGGTCAAGGGGAGCCAACGAAACAACCAGCCAAGCGAGAAAAGCGCAAGCACGCACTGTGCATCATCGATCCCGTCACAAAACAGGACATATTGCAGAATATGTTCAATGATACTTCCtcgggcggtggtggtggtggttcgtCAGGAGCCACCGCTTCTTCCACTGCAGCACCGTCGGTCTCCTCGACAGGTAGCACGCCCGTACCGGCGGAGTTGCCACAGAGTGTCACACCCGCCTCGCAAATGGGCGAGCAGCCAGAGTATGCGGATTACACcgcgcaacaacaacaacaacaacaacctggACAGGAAATGGTCGCCGTTCCGTCGCCTATGGTACCAGCATCAATGGTCGCTCCACCCCCGCAACACATGCATCATCAGCCACCACCGCAGATGCTTCTAGCGGGCCACACAAGTCAcccgcagcaacaacaacctcCACCGCctccgcagcagcaacagcagcaggccGTCCCGGGTGGACCACCACCGCCCGGTCCGGGCCATCCGCATGAGATGTACGTGGTAAATGCTCCTAATTTGAAAATGATGAATCACTCGCACCCGCCACCTCACCTGCCACCGCATCTTGCCGGTGATATGGCGACGGTGACGGGCACACCGGTCGTATCCGCCATGTCCGACGGGCCCTCGGTCGAGATACCGAATTCTTacacgaagaagaaaaaacccatcCCCGATGGGAGCGGTTtacatcagcatcagcatcagcaaatgaaacagcagcagcagcaacaacagcaacaccaccatcactACCATCAtgggcagcaacagcagcatccacatcaacaccagcagcagcaacagcagcaacagcagcaaatgcatcaacaccatcatcatcatcagcagcagcagcagcaaagacatcaacagcaacagcagcatcaccaTTCTTATgcgatgcagcagcagcataatgTGGCGGCCGTTCATGTAGCAGCAGCCCACGCCcaagcggcggcggcagcagcccATGCACACGCACAGGCGCACGCAGGAGTCCCGATAGCCCCACCCGGCAGTCATCCGTCAGGAGTCACGCTAGCCGCCATGGACAGTGAGATGATGTCTCAGCATGTAGTTCCGCAAGCAGCAGCTCACCATCATCCATCGCAGCTAGTAGGCGGCGTTCCAATGGCTGCTAACTACATGAcagaaccaccaccaccggtgcTGGCGGCGACGACCGGTGGCGATAGGCGATATCGTACCATCTCGGAGAAATCGATCACCGAATCGACGCTGTCCACGGATGCCGCACCTTTCGTGTACACTGGCAGTAGCACCGCAAACAGCAATGTAGCGGCAGCCAGTCTACCCCCGCCGCCCGTAACACAGCAGCAGATGGTAGCCGTCAATCCGCCCCCACCCGTGGCTGTGGTAGAAAGCgctagcagcagcaggagtGTCGAGCGTGAAACCGTCGGTGTCGTACGAAGGGGCGAGGTAGATAATGTGCCCGCGCGAGAAGAAGCCTCCGTGGAACGCCGactggaggaggaggagacgCTTGTGGAAGCGGATAAACAGAACGCAAACGTGGTGCCTCCGCAGTCTAGCATCGAAGGCAGTGGCCGCCCGGCTTCAgtcgccaccgccgccaccgatGAGCTAGCGGATAGTGTAGCGAAATTGAATATGGTTGGAGATCCGACAACCGTCGTCGACCAGCAGCAGACTCCGCAACAGGAGGAGCAGGTAGTAGAGGAGAAGGAAGTCGCGGCCGTTGTTCCCGAAGCCGCCACCGAAGCGGAAGCTGCCGACGAGACGGATAGAGCTGCTGTAGTAGTCGCTGAGTTGTCGACCGTTACTGCCActactgctgctgatgcttcGATTACGAAGCAAGAGGCGGTCACGGCGGCACCAGCTGCCGCTGCTATCGCTTCCTCCCCCGCTGTACAGCCGGCgaagtttttaaataaggAATCTAGTGCTAAGGAAAAAATAGATaatgataatttaattaacaatAATGTGGAGTACACCAGAAACTTAAGTTCGATAAAAGGTGAGGTTGGCGGCGAGAAGAAGGTTGTGGCCGCAGCAGAGCCGGTAGTTAACGCCGCGGCACCAACAGCCGGAGCCGGTAATGTCAACGCGATCAGCGAAGTGGTGCCGACGGACGCAGATCGGGAATCGGATCGTACGGAaacgacgaagaagaaaagtgaatCTGCTGAGCTAATCATGCCAGCCGAACCGGCGAAGAAGAAGGGCCTCGGCGCTTCGGATGTGGCCAGCAACGAGGCCTCAAATGTCGCAAACAGTAGTAGTAGTTTGGACGACAATCGTAACTTAGTTACCGCGGTGGTGTCACCGGACGTCGTGGCACCACTCAAGTCGTCACCGGCACCGGCACCGGAAGCAACGAGCGGAGGAGGAAAGGACTCGACTGTGAAACCCAGCCCGACGACTTTGCAACCGGCAAATATACCGCCGGCACTAAAGAAGAGCAAGTCGATCACGCTCATCGACTACGATGCTGACCAGTGGAGCCCGGAGAACCCGTCCGGCAAGAAGAAGTACTCGCGGGACCAGCTTTTGCAGCTGAAGAACGCGGCCCCCGCCCTGGAGAAACCTTCCAATCTGCTGAACAGCCTCGAGAACGTGCTGGTACGAACCAACTTCTCGAACGCGatgggtggcggtggtggcaaCGCCTACAGCAACAATCAAAAGATCAATGAAAACTCGTTGATGCCGAACTTCATGAAgagcggcggcggtggcggtggtggcgggtCGCACATGGGCCAGCACAACAATCCCGTCCGGCATCAGTACGTGAAGCGTTCGTCGCAGCAGGGCAGTAACGGAAGCCAGTCGGGCGGAGGAGGCGGCATGCAGTCCGGCGGCAAGCAGTCGCAGTCGGGCATGACCAAGACCGGCTCGAAGATCATCAAGATGAACCTGCAGCTGAACGAGGAGGTGAAGCTCAATGCGTGCGCGAACGCCTGGCGCCCGCACATGCTGCAGACGCAAGAAAAcgtcgaggaggaggagcgtGAAACGCAGAAACTGATGGCGAAGGTACGCAGTATCCTCAACAAGCTGACGCCGGAGAATTTCGTCAAGCTAGTGCAGCAGGTGAAGGACCTGAAGATCAATACGGAGGACCAGCTCGACAGCTGCATCCGACTGGTGTTCGAGAAGGCCATCTCGGAGCCAAACTTTGCCGAAGCGTACTCGAGGATGTGTCGCGAGGTCGGCTCGATCACGACGATCGGTGCCACCACGATCAGCTTCCGGACGCGCCTGCTCGCCCAGTGCCAGAAGGAGTTTGTCAACCGGCGGAACGATCAGGCGACGGCAATTCGCGAGCGACGTGCAAAGCTGGAAGAGTGCAAGCATCTCGGCAAGGATGAGTTCGAGGAGCTGAAGATACAGCTGGAGGAAGAAGAACAGAAGGTGCGCCGACGAGCGGTCGGTACGGTGCGGTTCATCGGTGAGCTGTACAAGGATGGGCAGCTGGCGCTGCGCATCATGCACCAGTGCATCGACCAGCTGCTGACCAAGCAGGAGGATGATCAGTACAATGAGGAGACACTTGAGTGTCTGTGCAAGCTGCTGACCACGATCGGCGGCAAGATGGAGCAGGAGAGCAAGGATCGGGCCAAGGCGGCGACGGAGGGTAAGGAAAAGGATAAAGCCGCCGCAGGGTGGACGTCAATGGACCAGTACTTCGAGCGGCTCGAAGAGATTGTGCGCAAGCGCGACAAGCACAAGATCAGCAGCCGCATCCGGTTCATGATCCAGGACCTGATAGACCTACGCAAGAGTCGCTGGATCCCGCGGCGCCAGGAGCTGAACCAGAAGACACTCTCGCAGATCGCGCGCGAGGCCGAGTCGGAGCAGAATCAAATCAACTTGTTGAATTTCATGCCCCGCGGGGGTaaggatggtggtggtggtggaggcggcTACATGGGCGGTGACATGGGTCGGATGGGATCGCGCAACGCTACCGGtgccggcggcggcggaggtGGTGGAACGTTCGGGAAGATGTCTTCCGGCGGTGGCCCCGGAACGGGCTACAACCAGGGAACCCTGGgacgaggtggtggtggtggtggcggtggaggcggcggcggcggcggcggtggtggcggctcCGGCAAGGGAAGCCGTCTACAGGCGGACGATGACGGATTCCTGCCCGTATCGAGCAATCGTGGCACGAACCGCGCGATTCCGATCGATCCAAAGAAGCTGTTATTCTCGGTGAACGTGGACACGTCTCAGCTCGGCAACGCCTCGAACTACCAGAAGTGGAAAACCAACATGTTCGCTCCGCTCGGTAACGATGACAGTGGCCCGGCAGGTTCCGCCGCATCATCCGGCAGCCTCGGAGGCAGTCGCGGTAGTTTCGGAAACGATCGCGATAGCAACGGAAGAGACCGTGATCGGGACCGAGATCGGGATCGTGACCGGGATCGTGACCGTGATCGGGATCGGGATCGGGATCGTGATCGTGATCGAGATCGTGATCGTAGCGGTAGTCACAAAAATTACGCTAGTAGTAGCAGTAATAAGGACTCTTACCATAAAGGCTCGATGGAGCGCGATCGGTACGGACGCTTCGGAAGTAGTAGCAGTCAGAACGAGGATCGCTTTTCACGATCTTCCCGCGAGCCATCGTCCGGCAGCATGCGCCCAATGGACATGCACGATCGAGGCGGCAgcagaggaggaggaggaggaggaggaggcccTCAGTCACAACAGCCGCCTCCGCGGATGACAAACCGAATGGGACCACCGCCGCCATCCTCAGCATCCGCCGGCTCCTCCGGTGGATTCCATCAACAGATCATGATGCCCCAGCAACCGTCGGCTTCTTCAGCGTCGGCGGAGAAGAATAGCGCCGCCGGTTCGGCGGGTTCGGCAGGGGGACGTTCGGCAACAACTGGTGGAGGAGGCCCGGCGCCCAACAGCTACGCCAAGATCGACGAAGCCACCGAGCTAAAACAGCGCAAGTTCTCGGAGAACATCCGCGAGTTCATCAACACGCGTAACGTGACGGTCGTGCTGGAGGAAGTGGCCAGTCTGTTCAACCCCGAGCACTTCTACGGCGTCGCTATGCAGCTGTTCCGCAACAACGTGGAGCGGGACGAGAAGCATCGCCGGGCGGCGACGGAAATCGTGGCCGCGATGCTACGGAGGCAGATGATCACGCGGGCGGACTATCTGTACGCGCTCGAAGATCTACTGCGGGACACGCACGAACTCATCATCGATCTGCCAACGCTGTGGAAGTGCCTCGCCGACTTCTTCGTGCCGCTGCTCCACGATCGACAGATCACGCTCGCCGACGTGCGCCACCTGGTGGCCAACTCGTTCCAGCCGAACGACAGCTTTGGCTGGCTGTTGCTTAAAGGGTTGCTACAGAGCTACGAGGTGGCGCACGGCAAAAAGGACGCGGCAGTCCTTTGGCACGAATCGTCGGTCCAGTTCGCCGACTTCTACAAACCGACGTCGGGCACGATCGAGGAGTGCGTGGAGCAGGCCAGTCTGGGCTACCTGCTCGAGTGCTGCACGGCGGTCGATATGCGCACAGTGGACGCGCGCTTACGCCAGTTCATGCGCGACGACGTGAAGAACGATGCGATCTTCGAGTGGATCGACGAGTACGTGCGGCAGCAGGACTCGCCGGACTTCATCCGCACGCTGACGACGGCCGTGCTCGCCCACTGCATCGACGGCacgcggctgctgctgcccgcGATCGAACGGTGGCACACCATTCTGCAGAAATACATCAACAGTAAGGTCGAGCGGGAACTGCAGGCGCTGTACGCGATCCAGCAGCTGATGGTGGAGCTGCAGCACCCGCAGAAGCTGCTCCATTCGATCTTCGAACAGCTGTACGATCGCGATGTGATAATGGAGGGCTTTAAGGCGTGGAAGGACGACCCGCACGATACGGAGGGCAAGGGCGTCTGCGTCAAGTCCACCACCCAGTTCTTCACCATGCTCCTCGAGTCCTACAGCGATGCCAGTGGGGACGAGAACAATTAG
- the LOC131288221 gene encoding serine/threonine-protein phosphatase 4 regulatory subunit 2 yields MKMENQEEILLLLERFTKSKQKDIPRELEDYLNFVARTGDTLYGWVLVKPLFREKLVNVITDFHDNTPSIADLPQCPNVDPFNYERMKLALLDRLDSFNSAPFTVQRICELLTEPRKQYTRIDKFMRAVEKNILVVSTQEPGRRRSDSENGDSLDSIVNGDIDVNVDVDMDNDQFNLEQDALLPDSSDPVESLHNSLTDAPALDREGDIASQLNGTRASSGGSFLTNENNQFDSVASKADDEDNRAVIDTNENATDGDISGGSSLLEEDARGNSSATPSEEKVEEPDSGEKHATEAGNSSPIGEKLDATSQESDKTETGTTATTQEYFGLHKKDAQEGKLSEASSSGAAPETADEANPEAKAQPTSDDDEQTVTTQPTAASTGDDDGEPHAKMSKYDVSTTEPITPSDSTDSSSGSDAEARSVDGSSSSFSSSSSASEGGKQISEEKAPEAASSSSEAADIEKAAQPAPPVVAESSNVEEGPAIAEEKVTKKDEEEEQVAEEELSDVGKPSQQHSTSEGSITPAVVSDSEPKKEGPELATSSVGENIDAKKDVSPTDPTASSIVSTSNPPNMETASSNEVLVTSSSLEVDIDIETAPQMVAVVAAPSFSAEDGMEEEDIVNEAGAEAESTVGEAGSKADRDDNVMDIDESSVEPMDQ; encoded by the exons ATGAAGATGGAAAATCAGGAAGAAATACTGCTCCTTTTGGAACGTTTTACTAAATCGAAGCAAAAGGACATTCCCAGAGAGCTGGAGGACTACCTAAACTTTGTCGCCCGTACGGGCGATACGCTGTACGGTTGGGTGTTGGTGAAGCCGCTGTTTCGCGAAAAATTGGTGAACGTAATTACAGATTTCCATGACAACACACCAAGCATTGCGG ATCTCCCGCAGTGTCCCAATGTGGATCCGTTCAACTATGAGAGAATGAAGCTGGCCCTTCTTGATCGGCTGGATTCTTTTAACTCGGCTCCGTTTACGGTGCAGCGTATCTGCGAGCTGCTGACGGAACCACGCAAACAGTACACCCGCATCGACAAGTTTATGCGAGCAGTAGAAAAGAACATTTTGG TGGTTAGCACCCAAGAGCCGGGACGTCGTCGGAGCGACAGTGAAAATGGCGATTCGCTTGATTCGATCGTGAATGGAGACATAGATGTGAACGTTGACGTCGATATGGACAATGACCAGTTCAACCTGGAGCAGGACGCTTTGCTGCCGGACTCGAGCGATCCCGTCGAATCACTGCACAACTCACTCACTGATGCTCCAGCATTGGATCGGGAAGGAGACATTGCGAGCCAACTGAATGGTACCCGCGCCTCGAGCGGTGGCAGTTTCCTAACCAACGAAAACAATCAGTTCGATTCTGTTGCATCCAAAGCTGACGACGAAGACAATCGTGCCGTTATTGATACGAACGAAAACGCTACCGATGGGGACATTAGTGGAGGATCGTCGTTGCTTGAGGAGGATGCTCGAGGAAACTCGAGTGCTACACCGAGTGAAGAAAAAGTTGAAGAGCCGGACTCTGGCGAGAAACATGCTACGGAGGCGGGTAATTCATCACCGATCGGAGAAAAGTTAGACGCAACATCTCAAGAAAGCGACAAGACAGAAACAGGTACTACAGCAACGACACAGGAATATTTCGGTTTACATAAAAAGGACGCCCAAGAAGGAAAGCTATCAGAAGCTAGCAGCTCGGGAGCAGCACCGGAGACGGCCGATGAAGCGAACCCCGAAGCAAAAGCGCAGCCAACAAGTGATGATGACGAACAAACCGTTACAACGCAACCGACGGCTGCCAGTACCGGCGACGACGATGGAGAACCGCACGCCAAAATGAGCAAGTACGATGTCAGCACCACCGAACCGATCACTCCATCGGATTCGACTGACTCGAGCAGTGGTAGCGATGCCGAGGCCCGATCCGTCGATGGTTCATCTTCTTCATTCTCGTCGTCCTCTTCCGCGTCGGAAGGCGGGAAACAGATATCGGAGGAAAAGGCACCAGAAGCAGCAAGCAGCAGCTCTGAAGCGGCAGACATAGAGAAAGCCGCTCAGCCAGCGCCGCCGGTTGTAGCGGAGTCGAGCAACGTTGAAGAAGGGCCGGCAATCGCTGAAGAAAAAGTGACCaaaaaagatgaagaagaggaGCAGGTCGCAGAAGAAGAATTATCGGACGTCGGAAAGCCATCACAGCAACATTCCACGAGTGAAGGTTCTATTACTCCCGCTGTTGTCTCCGATTCTGAGCCGAAGAAGGAGGGACCAGAACTCGCTACTAGTAGCGTCGGGGAAAACATCGATGCGAAGAAAGATGTATCTCCCACTGATCCCACAGCCTCCTCCATAGTGTCCACGAGCAATCCACCCAACATGGAAACCGCCAGCTCGAACGAAGTGCTAGTAACATCTTCTTCGCTGGAGGTGGATATCGATATAGAAACAGCGCCACAAATGGTGGCGGTAGTCGCCGCCCCCTCCTTCTCCGCTGAGGACGGCATGGAAGAGGAGGATATTGTCAACGAGGCGGGCGCGGAGGCGGAGTCGACCGTAGGAGAAGCAGGAAGCAAGGCGGATAGGGATGACAATGTGATGGACATCGACGAATCGAGCGTGGAGCCAATGGATCAGTAG
- the LOC131287487 gene encoding glutaredoxin-related protein 5, mitochondrial, with protein sequence MNILTRNIAQQFLRFNSAGLAQATARSFCAAALDNKEIEKLVGNNKVVIFMKGNPDAPRCGFSNAVVQILRMHSVKYDSHDVLENEALRQGIKDFSNWPTIPQVFINGEFVGGCDILLQMHQNGELIEELKKAGIESALVKDTEK encoded by the exons ATGAATATCCTCACGAGAAACATTGCTCAACAGTTTTTGAGATTTAACTCGGCCGGCCTGGCTCAAGCCACCGCCAGGAGTTTCTGTGCTGCTGCACTAGATAACAAGGAAATCGAAAAACTTGTGGGTAACAACAAAGTCGTCATATTCATGAAAGGAAATCCGGATGCTCCACGGTGCGGCTTCAGCAATGCGGTAGTACAGATATTGCGTATGCATTCGGTAAAATACGACAGTCACGACGTGCTTGAGAACGAAGCTCTGCGGCAAG GTATTAAGGATTTCTCGAACTGGCCGACCATTCCACAAGTATTCATCAATGGAGAGTTTGTGGGAGGTTGCGACATTCTGTTACAGATGCATCAGAATGGAGAACTTATCGAAGAACTGAAAAAGGCCGGAATCGAAAGCGCTTTAGTGAAGGACACGGAAAAGTAA
- the LOC131289204 gene encoding probable 4-coumarate--CoA ligase 3, which produces MVVSSRRFIPDDYIQCLAEFRPQFLFVVPSLLLFLATHPKVTSDLLSSVESVLVGAAPASLQLQEKFRHKVGRDIDIAQGYGMTESSPVTLCTPFRYDQTKVGTCGQLYPNTEAKIVSLTDGSNLGPHQSGELYIRGPQIMKGYLNNEAATKETLVEGGFLRTGDVAYYDKDGYFFIVDRTKELIKVKGNQN; this is translated from the exons ATGGTAGTATCTAGTAGGAG ATTCATTCCCGATGATTACATCCAATGTCTTGCCGAGTTCCGGCCGCAATTCCTGTTCGTCGTTCCCTCGCTGCTCCTTTTCCTCGCCACCCATCCCAAGGTAACGTCGGATCTGCTGTCGAGCGTCGAATCGGTGCTCGTCGGAGCCGCTCCGGCCTCGCTGCAACTGCAGGAAAAGTTCCGGCACAAGGTAGGCCGCGACATCGACATTGCGCAGGGTTATGGCATGACCGAAAGCTCCCCCGTCACGCTGTGTACGCCATTCCGCTACGATCAAACAAAGGTGGGTACCTGTGGCCAGCTGTATCCGAACACCGAAGCGAAGATAGTGTCGCTGACCGACGGCAGTAATCTTGGGCCGCACCAGAGCGGCGAGCTGTACATCCGGGGACCGCAGATCATGAAGGGCTACCTAAACAACGAAGCCGCCACCAAGGAGACgctcgtcgaaggaggcttcTTGCGCACCGGCGACGTGGCCTACTACGACAAGGACGGATACTTCTTCATCGTCGACCGAACGAAGGAATTGATCAAAGTCAAAGGCAATCAG aattaa